One genomic region from Streptomyces sp. NBC_00582 encodes:
- the lepA gene encoding translation elongation factor 4 has protein sequence MPATPNNVPEPSRTDPALIRNFCIIAHIDHGKSTLADRMLQLTGVVEQRQMRAQYLDRMDIERERGITIKSQAVRLPWAPTHDKTNTHILNMIDTPGHVDFTYEVSRSLAACEGTILLVDAAQGIEAQTLANLYLAMENDLTIIPVLNKIDLPAAQPEKFAEELANLVGCDPDDVLRVSAKTGVGVDALLDRAVRDIPAPVGVKDAPARAMIFDSVYDSYRGVVTYVRVIDGQLNKRERIRMMSTGATHELLEIGTNSPEMLSADGLGVGEVGYLITGVKDVRQSKVGDTVTSQVKGATEALGGYKDPKPMVFSGLYPLDGSDYPELREALDKLQLNDAALVYEPETSAALGFGFRVGFLGLLHLDVIRERLEREFGLDLIATAPNVVYRVVMEDGSEHVVTNPSEFPEGKISEVYEPVVRATILAPTEFIGSIMELCQTRRGTLLGMDYLSEDRVEIRYTLPLAEIVFDFFDQLKSKTRGYASLDYEPTGEQTSSLVKVDILLHGDKVDAFSAITHKDAAYAYGVRLVAKLRELIPRQAFEVPIQAAIGSRVIARETIRAIRKDVLAKCYGGDISRKRKLLEKQKEGKKRMKMVGSVEVPQEAFIAVLSSDDAGGSGKGKK, from the coding sequence GTGCCCGCGACCCCTAACAATGTGCCCGAGCCGAGCCGTACCGACCCGGCTCTGATCCGCAATTTCTGCATCATCGCGCACATCGACCACGGCAAGTCCACGCTCGCCGACCGGATGCTCCAGCTGACCGGTGTGGTCGAGCAGCGGCAGATGCGTGCTCAGTACCTCGACCGGATGGACATCGAGCGCGAGCGCGGCATCACGATCAAGTCCCAGGCGGTGCGGCTGCCGTGGGCTCCCACCCACGACAAGACCAACACGCACATCCTCAACATGATCGACACCCCGGGGCACGTCGACTTCACGTACGAGGTCTCGCGGTCGCTCGCGGCCTGTGAGGGGACCATCCTCCTCGTCGACGCCGCCCAGGGCATCGAGGCCCAGACCCTCGCCAACCTCTACCTGGCGATGGAGAACGACCTCACGATCATCCCGGTGCTCAACAAGATCGACCTTCCCGCCGCCCAGCCGGAGAAGTTCGCGGAGGAGCTCGCCAACCTGGTCGGCTGCGACCCGGACGACGTGCTGCGGGTCTCCGCGAAGACCGGTGTCGGCGTCGACGCGCTGCTCGATCGGGCCGTACGGGACATCCCGGCGCCGGTCGGCGTCAAGGACGCCCCGGCCCGCGCGATGATCTTCGACTCGGTCTACGACTCCTACCGGGGCGTGGTCACGTACGTCCGAGTCATCGACGGCCAGCTCAACAAGCGTGAGCGGATCCGGATGATGTCGACCGGCGCGACCCACGAGCTGCTGGAGATCGGCACCAACTCGCCCGAGATGCTGTCGGCCGACGGTCTCGGCGTCGGTGAGGTGGGCTATCTGATCACCGGTGTGAAGGACGTCCGCCAGTCCAAGGTCGGCGACACGGTCACCAGCCAGGTCAAGGGCGCGACCGAGGCCCTCGGCGGGTACAAGGACCCGAAGCCGATGGTCTTCTCCGGTCTGTATCCGCTGGACGGCTCCGACTACCCGGAGCTGCGCGAGGCCCTGGACAAGCTCCAGCTCAACGACGCCGCCCTGGTCTACGAGCCGGAGACCTCCGCCGCCCTCGGCTTCGGCTTCCGTGTCGGCTTCCTCGGCCTGCTGCACCTGGACGTGATCCGCGAGCGTCTCGAGCGCGAGTTCGGCCTCGACCTGATCGCCACCGCGCCGAACGTGGTCTACCGCGTGGTCATGGAGGACGGCAGCGAGCACGTCGTCACCAACCCGAGCGAGTTCCCCGAGGGGAAGATCAGCGAGGTGTACGAGCCGGTCGTGCGCGCCACCATCCTGGCGCCGACCGAGTTCATCGGCTCGATCATGGAGCTGTGCCAGACCCGGCGCGGCACCCTGCTCGGCATGGACTACCTCTCCGAGGACCGGGTCGAGATCCGCTACACCCTGCCGCTCGCCGAGATCGTCTTCGACTTCTTCGACCAGCTGAAGTCCAAGACACGGGGCTACGCCTCGCTGGACTACGAGCCCACCGGCGAGCAGACCTCCAGCCTGGTCAAGGTCGACATCCTGCTGCACGGCGACAAGGTGGACGCCTTCTCGGCGATCACCCACAAGGACGCCGCGTACGCGTACGGCGTGCGGCTCGTCGCCAAGCTGCGCGAGCTGATCCCGCGGCAGGCGTTCGAGGTGCCGATCCAGGCCGCCATCGGCTCCCGGGTCATCGCCCGCGAGACCATCCGCGCCATCCGCAAGGACGTCCTCGCCAAGTGCTACGGCGGTGACATCTCCCGTAAGCGGAAGCTGCTGGAGAAGCAGAAGGAAGGCAAGAAGCGTATGAAGATGGTGGGTTCCGTGGAGGTTCCGCAGGAAGCCTTCATCGCCGTCCTGAGCAGCGACGACGCCGGTGGGTCGGGCAAGGGCAAGAAGTAG
- a CDS encoding arylamine N-acetyltransferase family protein, whose protein sequence is MDAAHLDAAHVDAAHVDPAHLDARLVDAYLRRLGTGRPPRPTADALAELHLNHLLAVPFENLSVQLGERIVLEERRLVEKVVEEGRGGFCYELNGAFGSLLAALGFEVTFLAARVFGAPGRLGIPYDHMALRVGTADGGTWLADVGFGAHSHLPLRWADRGEQRDPGGVFRIDEAEGTDAGDLDVVRNGSPQYRLEVRPRALGDFVAGAWWHSTSPESHFTRSLVCSRVTGDGGRITLSGRRLKVTAPEGDSVERELVTDEEVLGVYRERFGIVLDQVPEVRAATA, encoded by the coding sequence ATGGACGCCGCTCACCTGGATGCCGCTCATGTCGATGCCGCTCATGTCGATCCCGCTCACCTGGACGCCCGCCTGGTCGACGCCTATCTGCGCCGCCTCGGGACCGGCCGCCCGCCCCGGCCCACCGCCGACGCCCTGGCCGAACTGCACCTGAACCACCTGCTGGCCGTGCCCTTCGAGAATCTGTCGGTCCAGCTCGGTGAGCGGATCGTGCTGGAGGAGAGGCGGTTGGTGGAGAAGGTCGTCGAGGAGGGGAGGGGAGGATTCTGTTACGAGCTGAACGGGGCGTTCGGGTCGCTGCTGGCGGCGCTGGGGTTCGAGGTGACCTTCCTGGCGGCCCGGGTGTTCGGGGCACCGGGGCGGCTGGGGATCCCCTACGACCACATGGCGCTCCGGGTGGGGACGGCGGACGGCGGGACCTGGCTGGCGGACGTGGGGTTCGGGGCGCACAGTCACCTCCCGCTCCGCTGGGCGGACCGGGGTGAGCAGCGGGACCCCGGCGGGGTCTTCCGGATCGACGAGGCCGAGGGCACGGACGCGGGAGATCTGGACGTCGTGCGGAACGGCTCGCCGCAGTACCGGCTGGAGGTCAGGCCGAGGGCGCTCGGGGACTTCGTGGCCGGGGCGTGGTGGCACAGCACCTCGCCGGAGTCGCACTTCACCCGGTCGCTGGTCTGCTCGCGGGTGACCGGGGACGGGGGCAGGATCACGCTCAGCGGACGGCGGTTGAAGGTGACGGCACCCGAAGGGGACAGCGTGGAGCGGGAGTTGGTGACGGACGAGGAGGTGCTCGGGGTGTACCGGGAGCGGTTCGGAATCGTGCTGGACCAGGTGCCGGAGGTGCGGGCGGCGACGGCATGA
- a CDS encoding AMP-dependent synthetase/ligase, which yields MSDTQTLIENRPPSVAGLFLERVAATPDAEAYRHPVPAASGEGPDDWKSLSWAQAAERVYAIAAGLIELGVRPEQRVALASSTRIEWILTDLGIMCAGAATTTIYPQTNAEESAYILSDSESRVLIAEDAAQVAKAVEKRAELPELTHVVVLDPAGVDTGEDWILTLDELEKRGAARLEQEPGLIKERVAEITKDQLATLIYTSGTTGRPKGVRLPHDNWSYMAKAIAATGLISGEDVQYLWLPLAHVFGKVLTSGQIEVGHVTAVDGRVDKIIENLPVVRPTYMAAVPRIFEKVYNGIANKARAGGPAKYKIFRWAAEVAREYAKVTQDNFRRTGTASAPFGLSAKHKAADALVYAKIREAFGGRLRACVSGSVALAPEIGFFFSGAGIHILEGYGLTESSAASFVNPGEAYRTGTVGKPLPGTEVRIAEDGEILLRGPGIMEGYHGLPEKTAEVLEADGWFHTGDIGELSPDGYLRITDRKKDLFKTSGGKYIAPTEVEGQFKSVCPYVSNILVHGADRNFCTALIALDEVSILDWAKENGLGGRSYAEVVAAPETVALVEGYVTELNGGLQKWQTIKKFRLLPRDLDVEHGEITPSLKLKRPVVEREYKHLIEEMYAGTREA from the coding sequence GTGAGCGACACACAGACCCTGATCGAGAACCGTCCGCCGTCTGTCGCGGGCCTCTTCCTGGAGCGCGTGGCGGCCACGCCCGACGCCGAGGCGTACCGCCACCCGGTGCCCGCCGCCTCCGGCGAGGGCCCGGACGACTGGAAGTCGCTGAGCTGGGCGCAGGCCGCCGAGCGGGTGTACGCGATCGCGGCCGGGCTCATCGAGCTGGGGGTGCGGCCCGAGCAGCGCGTCGCGCTCGCCTCGTCCACCCGTATCGAGTGGATCCTGACCGACCTCGGCATCATGTGCGCCGGCGCCGCGACGACCACGATCTACCCGCAGACCAACGCCGAGGAATCGGCGTACATCCTCTCCGACTCCGAGAGCCGGGTGCTGATCGCCGAGGACGCGGCGCAGGTCGCCAAGGCCGTCGAGAAGCGCGCCGAGCTGCCCGAGCTCACCCATGTGGTCGTTCTCGACCCGGCCGGCGTCGACACCGGCGAGGACTGGATCCTCACGCTCGACGAGCTGGAGAAGCGCGGCGCGGCCCGGCTGGAGCAGGAGCCCGGGCTGATCAAGGAGCGGGTCGCCGAGATCACCAAGGACCAGCTCGCCACCCTCATCTACACCTCCGGCACCACCGGCCGCCCCAAGGGCGTGCGCCTGCCGCACGACAACTGGTCGTACATGGCGAAGGCGATCGCCGCGACCGGGCTGATCAGCGGCGAGGACGTGCAGTACCTGTGGCTGCCGCTCGCGCACGTCTTCGGCAAGGTGCTCACCTCCGGCCAGATCGAGGTCGGCCACGTCACCGCCGTCGACGGCCGCGTCGACAAGATCATCGAGAACCTTCCGGTGGTCCGGCCGACGTACATGGCGGCCGTGCCGCGCATCTTCGAGAAGGTCTACAACGGCATCGCCAACAAGGCCCGCGCCGGCGGCCCCGCCAAGTACAAGATCTTCCGCTGGGCGGCCGAGGTCGCCCGCGAGTACGCCAAGGTCACCCAGGACAACTTCCGCCGCACCGGCACCGCGAGCGCCCCCTTCGGACTCTCGGCCAAGCACAAGGCCGCCGACGCGCTGGTGTACGCCAAGATCCGCGAGGCCTTCGGCGGCCGGCTGCGCGCCTGTGTCTCCGGCTCCGTCGCCCTCGCCCCGGAGATCGGCTTCTTCTTCTCCGGCGCCGGCATCCACATCCTGGAGGGCTACGGCCTCACCGAGTCCTCCGCGGCCTCCTTCGTCAACCCCGGCGAGGCCTACCGCACCGGCACGGTCGGCAAGCCGCTGCCCGGCACGGAGGTGCGGATCGCCGAGGACGGCGAGATCCTGCTGCGCGGCCCCGGCATCATGGAGGGCTACCACGGGCTGCCCGAGAAGACCGCCGAGGTGCTGGAGGCCGACGGCTGGTTCCACACCGGTGACATCGGCGAGCTGTCGCCCGACGGCTACCTGCGGATCACCGACCGCAAGAAGGACCTCTTCAAGACGTCCGGCGGCAAGTACATCGCGCCCACCGAGGTCGAGGGCCAGTTCAAGTCCGTGTGCCCGTACGTCTCCAACATCCTCGTGCACGGCGCCGACCGGAACTTCTGCACCGCGCTCATCGCGCTGGACGAGGTGTCCATCCTGGACTGGGCCAAGGAGAACGGGCTGGGGGGCAGGTCCTACGCCGAGGTCGTCGCCGCTCCCGAGACGGTCGCGCTCGTCGAGGGGTATGTCACGGAGCTCAACGGCGGGCTGCAGAAGTGGCAGACGATCAAGAAGTTCCGGCTGCTGCCGCGCGATCTCGACGTGGAGCACGGGGAGATCACGCCGAGTCTGAAGTTGAAGCGGCCGGTGGTGGAGCGGGAGTACAAGCACCTCATCGAGGAGATGTACGCGGGGACCCGGGAGGCGTAG
- the rpsT gene encoding 30S ribosomal protein S20: MANIKSQIKRIKTNEKARLRNKAVKSSLKTAIRKAREAAAAGDLEKATELQRAAARQLDKAVSKGVIHKNQAANKKSALASKVASLQG, translated from the coding sequence GTGGCGAACATCAAGTCCCAGATCAAGCGGATCAAGACCAACGAGAAGGCTCGGCTGCGCAACAAGGCCGTCAAGTCCTCCCTGAAGACCGCGATCCGCAAGGCCCGTGAGGCCGCTGCCGCGGGTGACCTCGAGAAGGCCACCGAGCTCCAGCGCGCTGCCGCGCGTCAGCTCGACAAGGCTGTCTCGAAGGGTGTCATCCACAAGAACCAGGCCGCCAACAAGAAGTCGGCGCTGGCTTCCAAGGTCGCGTCCCTCCAGGGCTGA
- a CDS encoding ComEA family DNA-binding protein, with the protein MALRSRSRSRTQHATSGPGRAPGSDGRTRQAPAEELRRRAEALFAPRTGHGALRRDDGVGETREGPPPEPEPQPTAPPTDRTGRPRERFRAALWERMPVWMQTRCGMERGSALALTVVLVVAVGFAAQHFWTGRTEPVRTPEVVRAAAPLQERATAPAPSASAGTPGAEIVVDVSGKVRRPGIHRLPAGSRVVDALSAAGGVRPGTDTDGLNRARFLVDGEQVVVGGPAPPAVPGPAGAGTAAGPSAPVSLNTATVDQLDTLPGVGPVLAQHIVDYRAQHGGFRSVDELREVNGIGERRYADLRTLVRP; encoded by the coding sequence ATGGCACTTCGATCACGCTCACGCTCTCGCACCCAGCACGCGACCAGCGGCCCCGGCCGGGCTCCCGGCTCGGACGGCCGGACGCGGCAGGCCCCGGCGGAGGAACTGCGCCGACGGGCGGAGGCGCTGTTCGCGCCGCGCACCGGCCACGGGGCACTCCGCCGGGACGACGGCGTCGGTGAGACGCGGGAGGGCCCGCCCCCTGAGCCGGAGCCGCAACCGACCGCGCCCCCCACGGACCGGACCGGCCGCCCGCGCGAGCGGTTCCGGGCGGCGCTGTGGGAGCGGATGCCGGTGTGGATGCAGACGCGCTGCGGCATGGAACGCGGGAGCGCGCTCGCCCTGACGGTGGTACTCGTCGTCGCCGTCGGCTTCGCCGCACAGCACTTCTGGACCGGGCGGACCGAACCCGTGCGCACCCCGGAGGTGGTGCGGGCGGCGGCCCCCCTCCAGGAGAGGGCGACGGCGCCCGCACCCTCCGCCTCGGCCGGTACGCCCGGCGCCGAGATCGTGGTCGACGTCAGCGGCAAGGTCCGCAGGCCGGGCATCCACCGGCTCCCGGCAGGTTCACGCGTGGTCGACGCGCTGAGCGCGGCCGGCGGGGTCCGGCCGGGGACGGACACCGACGGACTCAACCGCGCACGGTTCCTGGTGGACGGCGAACAGGTCGTCGTCGGGGGCCCGGCGCCCCCGGCCGTCCCGGGACCGGCCGGCGCCGGGACGGCGGCCGGACCGTCGGCTCCGGTCTCCCTCAACACGGCCACCGTGGACCAGCTCGACACCCTCCCGGGCGTCGGCCCCGTCCTGGCGCAGCACATCGTGGACTACCGCGCTCAGCACGGCGGCTTCCGCTCGGTGGACGAGCTGCGCGAGGTCAACGGCATCGGCGAGCGCCGCTACGCCGACCTGCGCACCCTCGTACGGCCATGA
- a CDS encoding nuclear transport factor 2 family protein, producing the protein MAEHPHAKIVREGYEAFQRGDMDALRGMMTGDCTHHVPGSHPLSGDYKGIDSVLDDYYGRLYSETGGSFRVELRNLFVDGRGHVMSVHHFTADRGGKHIDEMGGIVFRIVGDRISDLDECVADMEKADEFWM; encoded by the coding sequence GTGGCTGAACACCCGCACGCGAAAATCGTCCGCGAGGGCTACGAGGCATTCCAGCGCGGAGACATGGACGCCCTGCGCGGGATGATGACCGGGGACTGTACGCACCACGTCCCCGGCTCCCACCCGCTCTCGGGGGACTACAAGGGGATCGACTCGGTCCTGGACGACTACTACGGCCGGCTCTACTCGGAGACCGGCGGATCGTTCCGCGTCGAGCTGCGCAATCTGTTCGTGGACGGCCGCGGGCATGTCATGTCGGTGCACCACTTCACCGCCGACCGGGGCGGCAAGCACATCGACGAGATGGGCGGGATCGTCTTCCGGATCGTGGGAGACAGGATCAGCGACCTCGACGAGTGCGTCGCGGACATGGAGAAGGCCGACGAGTTCTGGATGTGA
- a CDS encoding ComEC/Rec2 family competence protein — translation MRTTGENTSPPRPEDEPTRVDLPPPSRSTVHALSGNRLGDAHPRREGPVDLRLVPPALAAWATAAVTLGAAPPVVVGLVCGSLLLAVVLLAVRGPGGGRTRVAVAASLLCAAAAAASAGLHGADLRRGPVPGLARTYTTVTAEAELTSDPRLTRPRISGDHMVPDSVLIDADVRRIEGPHGNAVATRTPVLLLVDVRAGRREAAGASPWLGLLPSTRVRVTGRLAPPLTGGDRIAAVLRVRGRAVPEVVREPTAVQRTAGRLRSGLREATDGLPADARALLPGLVVGDTARITPELDEAFKETDLAHTLAVSGSNLTIVLALLLGPPGLAQQVERRGLAPRLGIPLRATALLGGALTLAFVVVCRPDPSVLRAAACGAVVLLALATGRRRSLVPALATAVLLLVLHDPWLARSPGFLLSVLATGALLLLAPRWSAALRGRGVPPRWAEALAAAGAAQAVCAPVVAVLSARVSLVAVPCNLLVEFAVAPATVLGFAALAAAPVAMPAAKALAWCARWPADWIAWIARTGAALPGGGVDWPGSWGGALLLALVTAAVVLLGRRLLSRPWLCALCGVVFLLAVVRPPPLTRVLTGWPPPGWRLAMCDVGQGDATVLAAGEGTAVVVDAGPDPEPVDRCLRTLGVTRVPLVVLTHFHADHVAGLPGVLRGREVGAIETTGFEEPPEQVEFVRSQARARQLPVLRAVAGERRRAGALDWEVLWPPPDPAPPPDGPNDASVTLLVRSGGLRMLLLGDLEPPAQRALSRSPAAGLVRRVDVLKVAHHGSAYQDPDLIRAVAPRLALISAGAQNPYGHPAPSTVAALRTGGATVLRTDRDGALAVTGTGGSLRVARD, via the coding sequence ATGAGGACGACCGGAGAGAACACCTCGCCCCCTCGCCCCGAGGACGAGCCCACCCGGGTCGACCTTCCCCCACCGTCCCGTAGCACCGTGCACGCCCTCTCCGGCAACCGGCTGGGAGACGCGCATCCGCGGCGGGAAGGGCCGGTGGATCTGCGGCTGGTGCCGCCCGCACTGGCGGCCTGGGCCACGGCGGCCGTCACCCTGGGCGCGGCGCCCCCGGTCGTGGTCGGCCTGGTGTGCGGCTCCCTGCTCCTGGCGGTCGTGCTGCTGGCGGTGCGCGGCCCCGGCGGCGGCCGGACGCGGGTCGCCGTCGCCGCCTCGCTGCTCTGTGCAGCCGCGGCGGCAGCCTCGGCCGGGCTGCACGGGGCCGATCTGCGGCGGGGTCCGGTGCCGGGGCTGGCGAGGACGTACACGACGGTGACCGCCGAGGCCGAGCTGACCTCCGATCCACGGCTCACCCGGCCCCGGATCAGCGGGGACCACATGGTCCCGGACTCCGTTCTGATCGACGCGGACGTGCGCCGGATCGAGGGCCCGCACGGAAACGCGGTCGCGACCCGGACGCCGGTGCTGCTGCTGGTGGACGTCCGGGCGGGCAGGCGGGAGGCGGCCGGGGCGTCCCCCTGGCTGGGGCTGCTGCCCTCCACCCGGGTGCGGGTGACCGGGCGGCTGGCCCCACCGCTCACCGGAGGGGACCGGATCGCGGCGGTGCTGCGGGTACGGGGCCGTGCCGTGCCGGAGGTCGTGCGGGAGCCCACGGCGGTCCAGCGGACGGCCGGCCGGCTCAGGTCGGGCCTGCGGGAGGCCACCGACGGGCTGCCGGCGGACGCCCGGGCGCTGCTGCCGGGGCTGGTCGTCGGGGACACCGCGCGGATCACCCCCGAACTCGACGAGGCCTTCAAGGAGACGGACCTCGCCCACACGCTCGCCGTCTCCGGCAGCAACCTCACGATCGTCCTCGCCCTGCTCCTCGGCCCGCCCGGACTGGCCCAGCAGGTCGAACGCCGGGGCCTGGCGCCCCGCCTCGGCATCCCGCTGCGGGCGACCGCGCTGCTCGGCGGAGCGCTCACGCTCGCCTTCGTCGTGGTGTGCCGGCCCGACCCGAGCGTGCTGCGGGCCGCGGCCTGCGGGGCGGTCGTGCTGCTGGCCCTCGCCACCGGCCGCCGCAGATCCCTCGTCCCGGCACTGGCGACGGCGGTGCTGCTGCTGGTGCTCCACGACCCGTGGCTGGCCCGGAGTCCCGGCTTCCTGCTGTCGGTGCTCGCCACCGGCGCCCTGTTGCTGCTGGCGCCGCGCTGGAGTGCCGCGCTGCGCGGGCGCGGGGTGCCGCCGCGGTGGGCGGAGGCGCTGGCGGCCGCGGGGGCGGCGCAGGCGGTGTGCGCACCGGTCGTGGCGGTGCTGTCGGCACGGGTGAGCCTGGTGGCGGTGCCGTGCAACCTCCTCGTGGAGTTCGCGGTGGCGCCGGCGACCGTGCTGGGCTTCGCGGCGCTGGCCGCGGCACCCGTGGCGATGCCGGCGGCCAAGGCGCTGGCCTGGTGCGCGAGGTGGCCGGCCGACTGGATCGCCTGGATCGCGCGGACCGGGGCGGCGCTGCCCGGCGGGGGAGTGGACTGGCCCGGCAGCTGGGGCGGGGCGCTGCTGCTCGCCCTCGTCACGGCGGCGGTGGTGCTGCTCGGCAGGCGGCTGCTGAGCCGGCCGTGGCTGTGCGCGCTCTGCGGGGTGGTGTTCCTGCTGGCGGTGGTGCGGCCGCCGCCGCTCACCCGGGTGCTCACGGGCTGGCCGCCCCCGGGCTGGCGGCTGGCGATGTGCGACGTGGGCCAGGGCGACGCGACGGTCCTCGCGGCGGGCGAGGGCACCGCGGTGGTGGTGGACGCCGGGCCGGACCCGGAGCCGGTCGACCGGTGTCTGCGCACGCTCGGCGTCACCAGGGTGCCGCTCGTGGTGCTCACCCACTTCCACGCCGATCACGTGGCCGGACTGCCGGGGGTGCTGAGAGGGCGGGAGGTGGGCGCGATCGAGACGACGGGCTTCGAAGAGCCCCCGGAGCAGGTGGAGTTCGTACGGAGTCAGGCGCGGGCGCGGCAGCTTCCGGTGCTGCGGGCCGTGGCGGGGGAGCGGCGCCGGGCCGGGGCGCTCGACTGGGAGGTGCTGTGGCCGCCCCCGGATCCGGCGCCGCCGCCGGACGGCCCGAACGACGCGAGTGTGACGCTGCTCGTCCGGTCGGGCGGTCTGCGGATGCTGCTGCTCGGGGACCTCGAACCCCCGGCCCAGCGGGCGCTGTCGCGGTCACCGGCGGCCGGCCTGGTGCGCCGGGTGGATGTCCTCAAGGTGGCCCATCACGGCTCGGCCTACCAGGACCCGGACCTGATACGGGCGGTGGCGCCCCGGCTGGCGTTGATCTCCGCGGGGGCGCAGAACCCCTACGGACACCCTGCGCCCAGTACGGTCGCGGCGCTGAGGACGGGCGGTGCGACGGTGCTGCGGACGGACCGGGACGGGGCGCTGGCGGTCACGGGTACGGGCGGGTCGCTGCGCGTCGCGCGAGACTGA
- the holA gene encoding DNA polymerase III subunit delta, which yields MAKNTAHDDPLTPVTLAVGQEELLLDRAVQEVVAAARAADADTDVRDLTPDQLQPGTLAELTSPSLFAERKVVVVRNAQDLSADTVKDVKAYLSAPAEEITLVLLHAGGVKGKALLDAARKAGAREIACPKMTKPADRLAFVRQEFRATGRSATPEACQALVDAIGSDLRELASAVTQLVADVEGTIDEAVVGRYYTGRAEASSFTVADRAVEGRAAEALEALRWSLATGVAPVMITSALAQGVRAIGKLSSARGGRPADLARELGMPPWKIDRVRQQMRGWTPDGVAVALRAVAEADAGVKGGGDDPGYALEKAVVAIARAARSRGR from the coding sequence ATGGCCAAGAACACCGCACATGACGATCCCCTCACCCCGGTGACGCTCGCCGTGGGGCAGGAGGAGCTGCTGCTCGACCGGGCGGTGCAGGAGGTGGTGGCCGCCGCCAGGGCCGCCGACGCCGACACGGACGTACGGGACCTGACCCCCGACCAGCTGCAGCCCGGCACGCTCGCCGAGCTGACCAGCCCCTCGCTCTTCGCGGAGCGCAAGGTCGTGGTCGTACGCAACGCGCAGGACCTGTCGGCCGACACGGTCAAGGACGTGAAGGCCTACCTCTCGGCGCCCGCCGAGGAGATCACGCTGGTGCTGCTGCACGCCGGCGGGGTGAAGGGCAAGGCGCTGCTCGACGCCGCGCGCAAGGCGGGGGCGCGGGAGATCGCCTGTCCGAAGATGACGAAGCCGGCCGACCGGCTGGCGTTCGTACGGCAGGAGTTCCGGGCCACCGGGCGGTCCGCGACGCCCGAGGCGTGCCAGGCGCTGGTCGACGCCATCGGCAGCGATCTGCGGGAGCTGGCCTCGGCGGTGACCCAGCTCGTCGCCGATGTCGAGGGAACCATCGACGAGGCCGTCGTGGGGCGGTACTACACCGGCCGGGCCGAGGCGTCGAGCTTCACCGTGGCCGACCGGGCGGTGGAGGGGCGGGCCGCGGAGGCCCTGGAGGCGCTGCGCTGGTCGCTGGCCACCGGAGTCGCACCCGTGATGATCACCAGCGCGCTCGCGCAGGGCGTGCGGGCCATCGGCAAGCTGTCCTCCGCGCGCGGCGGCCGGCCCGCCGACCTCGCGCGGGAACTGGGCATGCCCCCGTGGAAGATCGACCGGGTGCGCCAGCAGATGCGGGGCTGGACGCCGGACGGGGTGGCGGTCGCGCTGCGGGCCGTGGCCGAGGCGGACGCCGGGGTCAAGGGCGGCGGGGACGACCCCGGGTACGCCCTGGAGAAGGCCGTGGTGGCCATCGCGCGGGCGGCCCGCTCCAGAGGACGGTAG